TGAAGAGAATGTGCATTCTCTTAATGGAGCTGTGAGGagcatttttcaaaatcccGTGCGCGTTGATAAATCCTACCTTTAGGTTATTGGTTCAGTTACCAAATTGCCCTTCACTTTTacttaaaactctatttttaccCTTTGATAAATCAAAAGATAACACGCACGCCAATCTCCCGCATCTCTTTGCTCTGCCCTCTGCCCTCTCTAAAGCTCACTCACTTTACCCATGGTTTTGGTTTGGTTGGCAAAATAATTGAAGGAATTCAACTCATTATATGGTGTATTTGTGGTAAAGGCTTGCAAAGACACCTTACAAGTCGCAAACAAACAGTCAGTCAGACCTCGTTATTCTTATTCAAAGCCCAGAAGCCAAGTCAAACCACTTCTCACTTATGGAAGGAATAAAAAATGTCTTCGAAATGTGGGTTACACGTTTGAGCTAGGCATTTCATCGAACAGTTCCTTTGCGTTATCGAAGCTACAGGTAACACAGACCATTTGGATGACGGCGTTGTAGGCTGGGTTGGAAGTGGGAAGTTGAGAGTGGGTGATATTACAGGTAACACAGTTCTTTTCTCCCTATTCTCTTGCAGACGAAGTGGcaagagaaaagggagaaaggaagaaagaaaataaaataagaggaagaaagagagctCTGTGAAGTGTGGAATGTTTTGGAGTGTGGACGAAGTGGTatggaaaaaaaaggggaaagaaggaaaaaaagaaaagaaaaaagaaaagagaagggtaagtgtgtggaggagaaagaaagagagaaaaaagaaaagaaaagaaaagaaggaaatatggatgaaaaaaaaagtaaataaataagggaaaataaaataaagaatgagaaattaaaattgaaaaatgctatcacaatattttcacaataaaatcttaagtggtatgttattattagttaatattggtgagaaaaaaataattttttttagaaattttgaaagttctttttagaaagtattttcacaatactttcacaatgttttatatatacattgtcctttttgataatttacTACTCAATCTACCaattttataagtgctagccaaacactcagttttttcaaaaataactttttaacagcttttaccatacactcattttttttaaaaacacttttttatattgcactttttaaaaactaaacttttttaaaaagttaaattttaaaaaactgaaCTAAACTCACCATTAAATACAGATTTTGTAGTTGTTGAGTTAACCAAATAATACTAACTTTCCACCTAGACAATTGTGAATTTTGTGTACCTCTAGTCTAATTCATAAAAAAGGGAGTGAAGTAGCAAACTTTTCTTTAACTTCTTTATTGTCGGGGTAATATTGGAATTCAATGAAACgtgtagaaactagaaagtagAAGTTGGTGGAAACTAGAAAGAGAGTCACTGATGTGTCTGCGATTGGATTGGTTGGTGCAGAGGGCGCTCCCTAATTTCCtggaaattaaaaaagtgtAGCCGACACGTGAAATAAGTGAATACTGTATaataatagctttttatttttattttttatgactaATCCCTTCACTCTTGCTTATTCTTATTTGTTGCCAACCCCTTTCATTTTGTAATTTGTATGCGTTTGAATACTGTATAACATTTTAgaaagtttgtaatttttttttatatgaaaataagaTCATCTAAACTCTTGAAAATTGAGTAGATACTATtgttgatttgaaaattttagaagagGAAATTGATAGTTGGAGACTATTATCCTCAGCGGCAGAATCATAATTTTAGTTAAGGGGGGCCAAAATTAAAGGACATGATTGGGAGAAAAATTAATCCTAACAACATTAAtccatattaataaaaaattcatacaaaataaaatataaatgtaaatgtaaattgtaatttattttttatgtctaGTTTAATTTACTTAGTTGCtttcaatgatttttcatatttttgaaattgCTTCATGATTatcttttttcacaataatttgaTTACTAAAaggaaattgataaaataagCCAATATAAAATTGTTAAGAGTATAATAATATGTCTAAGAAGTTGTATACTTAGTGTCTTGATAGcttcaaaaaatttatgtagaattcaatctttctttctctatttattttttaattattaaaatttggtTCATAGCAAAAACTAACAATTTGAAATGATAATGGAGTCATGAAATTAATTGAAAAGAGTTAAGCGAAGGGCGGGAGGCATTAAGGATTTAGTGCCGTAAGAAAATAAGATAGAATAgtgatttaaaaagaaaatattttgggtTAAAATAAAGGACTTCTTATTTTGAGTTTCAAGTGTCGTGATAAAATTGGTTTGCTTTGAAATGAAAGAGTGTCATGAATGGAATATAGAAGGTTCAAtttcaattgtaaatttgtaataacCCCAATGGGTTGGCTAAGTGGTTCTTAAGCCCGCATGATATTCTTGAGATCCTAAGTTTGAAACCTCTTATAAGCATCTTGAAACCACCCTATGAGATTTCTCTCTATAATAACTTGATGTGTGCGAGGCAAAGAGACCGCATACACTTGAGGAAATAATCAGATACTCGAAAAAGTCTGAATACTcttgtttgttaaaaaaaaaaaatgactattatttcttttggcaaaaatttttatttgccAAGACGgcaaaataacataataattatatattatagtaTATAGGTTGCCCCTTGGGCCTTGGCTCCGCCACCCAGTCATCAATTTTTGCTTTTCTACATTGCAATgctaaagataaaaaaattgacaatgaTTCCTTGGATTTTTGCTAAAGCTACAAAAATtgacaattattattttatattttattatctcTCTCCACAAAGTCTCACCTAACAACAACATtgttattcagcaaaaaaaaaaaaacaacaacaacattgtCAATGATTCCTTGGATTTTGCTAGATTCACACTGTAGGCGGCAAATTCGCTGGATTCGAGTCGATTGTGGTCAATTGACTCAGCCAGTGGCTGTTTGTAGCAACATTTGACATCGAACCTATTGGATTTGTGCATATTGTGGCAATGAAGGCTGTTGGGTTTAAGGATTTGTGTTGATTTGCTTTGGGTTTGGATGATTTGGTAGgtttgataaaatatatatatatatagaaagagtaaataaataatattttaataacagagtagagaaaaaaaaaaaaaaattagagagttAGTTGgtgtatttattaaaaaagtagTTAGTTAATGGAAAAtgtttaactataaaattggttgtaatttaagtctaaggttacaactttactcaataaaataaatattattatatattttgaaaatctaaccgttgtaTTGCATGTTATTTGcgctcttaatacatatgtcaaattttgtgtcgatcaaatattatttattatatgatctatgaccttatattttatacataattttaaactacaaaaactttcaatttaaacaatttattgatgacataactattgatttttaattttttagaaattttttaagaatggagaatataagaagaatatgtaattcaatggtaaatttgtcaaaattcatgttcaataaaaagttattgaaTAGGCTacatttaattttgtaactaaattttgttcttaGTTCAAATAGAAAATGAGATTTCAAGCAAAAATTTTGCTTGCACTATGTAAAGAGATCATTCAATGCGTACAGGAAAAAAGTTCTCAAGTTGCGTTTTCCTACACTTTAATCAAGGTTAGTGTaaattaaccttttttttcttaataaacaTTAGAAAtctcccattttttttctttagaaacaATAAAGATTAGAAATCAGTTTTCCTTATTTATGCTCTAGAGGGAAAAACAGAAATCTAAGAGTATATAAAATGCCACAACTGTCCATGTGACAGACTGTGAGTAgtagaaaaaaaagtgataaatctATGTGAAAATAACAAATAACCAACCACAATTTGACACATAGAATagttatagtaaaaattatCGAATTTTATGTCAATATGTGTTACCAGAACTACTGAGGAGAAAAAAACATTACCTCTTAAAATGGTGTGAAATTGGAAACCTTAGTGGAGTCCCATAATATTGTCAAACGTTTTGGGCAGATATTTCAAATTCGGGTAATATACTTATTACCAAAAAAACGAATATactttctaaaaagaaaaaaaaaaaaaaaaacgaatatAGAAAGAGAATACGAAAGCCACTCGCATTTTGATTCTGTGGTAGATGCTCTGCACTTATTCCTCTTCAtatacatttctttttttctttttcttttttttcctgataaaTATTACTTACTTATTATTccatgtttctaaaaaaaaaattcctcttcCATAATAGTATTCCAGTATTTCTTTCACCCTCTCCTTCTCTTCGATTCGATCTGCACCCAACCCAGCAAGTACccatttctcaaaaacaaattttggcAAAGAAAAAACCTTCTATATCATCCACCTCAACCCATCAAGCAATGGCAGCCTCAGTTGGTGAAAATTCTGTAGAGAGGTAAactttctatctctttttttgtgCTTTGATGTGATCTGGGTTCTTCATAATTCTTCGATTTTTGTATGTACACACCCCCATTCATGGACTacttttagagttttttttttttggttgcaatgCACTGTCGATTTATATTACGTCCCATATATTTGGTAGATGTTGTGTTTTTGTGTCCTGTTACATATGTTATGGCACTGTTATGTGCGATATGATTATTGTCGTACTTATAATGGAACATTCTGGTTTTTATGCATTCTAATGTGCTTTTCATGATTGCGCTAATGCTTAACTTTTTAGAAATTCCCATTAGTTTGGATATTCAAAATCGAAAATTTCCTCATACCTGTTCATTGTTCATCATTATTTTCTAGCTAGATTTGGAATTGAATGAGACTCCATGTTTTcgtccttgttttttttttctcttatatacTTATGTGCTAGTGTTGTTAACTCTGCCTGTGAATGGATATACTTTCTCTTCATGCGGTTTGATTGCAAATCAGATGCTGTTCCTTATTCTTCCTCCTGtggtttgtttatatattttgccTCTGATGATCAATTATCAAACATTATGGTTAATACTGAATCGATGCTAAAGCATAGCAAGTTTTCGTTGTTGCAAAAATgtcgatttttctttttgatcaaccaaactttgtttatttattattttgaaagttcaaaagcTCTATAGTTTGTATTTCATGGGGAGAGCTTTTTCAAAGTTCATGCTTCCTTTTTGTCTGAAAATATATGGTGTGTCCTATTGGAAGGTAAGTGGAAGGTAACACCAGAATTCACTTCATGAAAAACAAGtactaacttttatctttaccAAAATATCTATGATGTAGGTACCATAGACTGATAGAATGCTAGAATCCATTGTCATAGCAGTTGATCCATCATGCACATAACACAATTGTCAATTTCTGTTTGTTTTCGCATGTGATTTGGGGGTATGTACTTTGTTGATGGAAATGAATCAATTTCAgtagcatttattttttgattgtaCCAATTCATGTCCTGGCTTCTATAACAACCATTAGATATGAAACTTTACAGGTTTCATAGGTTGTGCCATTTAGAATGATGCCTTGACTAAGATCTCCACGTGTTGCCATTGAAGATACATTTTAGGTGTTACTAGATTCTGTGTACTGTGTCAAGATGGAGTTGCCTACCATGTTAGCTTTGAATTTTGATTCGGAACCACCATCTAATGGTTCCCCTTTAATCTTGATAGGCTGctctttcaaatattttaacaCACTTTAATTGCaatgttttccttcttttcttataaagttatgtcatttggttttggttttgctttaatgttttcattttttggaaCCAGCAAAACTACTCTCGCTGAACTTGCTCCGCTTCAAGCAGTGCTATTTGACATAGATGGAACTATATGTGATTCTGATCCACTCCACCACTATGCCTTCCGTGAAATGCTTCAAGAGGTAcaatttctctctctaccttattaagagagagagagagagagagagagagagagtgtgtctCAAAAAGGTTTCTTTTAAGTTCTCCAAATAAAATCCTTGAGGAAAAAATTTCACATTCATTgtctgtttgggatccgcttattttgctgaaactgaaaattttttgttgaaagtactgtaaataaagataaaagttagctgaaataaagataaaagttagctgaaatagtacagtgaaacccatgaatagtactaaaaagtgtagTGGAGCCTATGAATAGCAGCAAAAacaagctgaatagtaaaataagttaacaaaaataagtgTTGCCAAACGCACACTCACCATGACAAAAGGATGTtgacatagtttttttttttttttggtaaactgaTGTTGACATAGTTGCGTAGCCAAAAAATGCTCAAAACTTTATTTGAACAGTAGTAGCGGAGGATTAACAGAAATTGAATTGGTTCACAGATTGGTTTCAATGGAGGGGTGCCAATTACTGAGGAATTCTTTGTCGATCATATTGCCGGCAAGCATAATGATGATATTGCTAAGTCTCTCTTCCCTGATGATATTCAACGGGGCTTGAAGTTTGTAGATGATAAGGAAGCCATGTTTCGGAGGTACATTTTACTTCTCTAGtaatttgaatttcttcaagttCCAATGATTTAATTTCTTGATTAATTGACACAGATTGGCCTCAGAACAGTTGAAGCCTGTGAATGGCCTATATAAAGTGAAAAAATGGATTGAAGACCGTGGAATTAAACGGGCTGCAGTTACCAATGCTCCAAAAGCAAATGCTGAACTCATGATCTCAAGCCTCGGCCTGTCAGACTTTTTTGAAGCTCTTATTGTCGGAAGTGAATGTGAACATGCCAAGCCACACCCAGATCCCTACTTGAAGGCGCTTGAAATAATCAACGTATCAAAGGATCACACTTTTGTATTTGAGGTCTGCTTTCTTCTCAGGTTATGTACTTTTTAGAAGTTAGTGTACTGAGCACTCCCTGAAATTGGTATTTGTTCTTTCTTTGCTCCACTAGGATTCTGTTTCAGGAATAAAAGCTGGAGTGGCCGCTGGGATGCCAGTTGTTGGTATAGCTACCAGAAATCCAGAACACTTACTGATGGAAGCAAAGCCAGTCTTCCTTATAAAGGATTATGAGGATCCAAAATTGTGGGCAGCCTTAGAAGAGCTTGATAAGAAATGAGGTATTTCTACAGTAGCAGGTTGAAACATTTGCAGTAGTGGGTTGAAATATTTATAGAAACTTCATTGGTAAACTCAAAACTGTTAAATAATTCTTTTGTAGAGGAGCCTTTTGGTCCTTCACTTGTAGCTGCTTGACCTGCGATTGATATATTATTACTCAAGTCAATGATTAGTTATGAGATTTATGTCATATCttatctataaaaaatattagatttATGCAATGGTTATATATAGTTATGTTTGGAGATATAAAATGTAGTTGTTGTGttgaaaagaaaggaaagaagatgcttgagggggggggggggggatttttCCAGCAAAAACGGTGATCAAGcaaattcaatttattatgAACTGATATCTTCATCACTAATGATAATGATTGCATATTCAACAATCTCTTCcaatttgaatttgatatttgtggctgaatctcttttttaagttttggttatattcatttttgtttcGAAAAGAACTAGTCCTGAGCACACGGCCAACATTTGAACTCTGAAGTAGTTCTCAATTAGTATTAATAGAGGGAAAAGTTTACCGATGTCCTAAGACATTggtttaaaaactttttatggaaaaagaaaaaaactgttttttatattttccttaaaagtggtataaaaacttttctaaaataattcattaaaaaatctCCTAAGGACATCCATTAACAGGACATTTAAATAGATTAAAGGTAATAATGTACTAATTGAAATGAGACCCGTTCACTTTATCGCACATTAATCATTATAACCTCTAAGTACACATGTAAGTGTAACATTTGAACTACACCGGTTCCTTTGGTTAGAGTGTGTTGTTTATTTCAAAGAAACTagatttttctaaaaattcaCAACAAATTCACAACTTTCTAAATTagtataccaaaaaaatattaaattagaaATTGTGGTGGCCCATGAGTGAGTTGGCATACTTTGTGAAATTGTTATGTCCCTAACACTACtcttagattttttctttttttcagcaGTCTCACATCAAAAATATTCTAGTCTCCCctaatttttcacaataataTTAGCAAATAATCATCCAAAAATATTAGTCCTGTCTAAACATCCCTTTTGTTGTTCATCGAAAGCTTTTCCTTGGTGTAGAGGAAAATCCTGGGCTTCAAGGTCAACAAGGGTGGCTCAACCACTAGGCCATTTAGGCAATGACTTAAGTCTCCCAAATGGAAGAAATCCCCCtaaaatagaatatattatacttatttttcttataatattgaaaaaaaaatttagaaaatgccACTCAcctaggggaaaaaaaaaaccttcaattgGCTAATAgaatgctttgtttgtttgtcttataatgttcaaattttaattaaggcccaaagttttaatgaataaaaattattttttaatttattatattcttttttattatcttctccaactaatttttgtattctttaaaccAATTAGGATTAAATCGACGCAATGTTttactaatttcttttttagggaAATCATGACCAAGAGGTTGACAAAGACTTCTTTACAAATATGCTCTTCTTATTTCATCTTGATCACTAGAATGAAAAGATAAGACATTTTCTCATAACCTAGAATTCAAAAGAAGATTATTCAAGTCAATACAAATTTACTTAGAAAATGAATCTTGCAGTACAAgtgattttcttataaaaatatttatccaTAGTACTAGCCAAAGAATAAAGGATTAAGGATAAACTATAAATTCATTCAACAAATTCAATTTAGGCATTCAACTATTATATTAATCatgtttaataaaatattcaactttattttagtATATATGCGTATCTATAAAATGTAtcacataaatccaac
The sequence above is drawn from the Quercus lobata isolate SW786 chromosome 12, ValleyOak3.0 Primary Assembly, whole genome shotgun sequence genome and encodes:
- the LOC115969918 gene encoding haloacid dehalogenase-like hydrolase domain-containing protein Sgpp, whose product is MFLKKKFLFHNSIPVFLSPSPSLRFDLHPTQQVPISQKQILAKKKPSISSTSTHQAMAASVGENSVESKTTLAELAPLQAVLFDIDGTICDSDPLHHYAFREMLQEIGFNGGVPITEEFFVDHIAGKHNDDIAKSLFPDDIQRGLKFVDDKEAMFRRLASEQLKPVNGLYKVKKWIEDRGIKRAAVTNAPKANAELMISSLGLSDFFEALIVGSECEHAKPHPDPYLKALEIINVSKDHTFVFEDSVSGIKAGVAAGMPVVGIATRNPEHLLMEAKPVFLIKDYEDPKLWAALEELDKK